One Streptomyces sp. CNQ-509 DNA window includes the following coding sequences:
- a CDS encoding MFS transporter, with protein sequence MATDIANRAGRREWIGLAVLALPVLLISLDVFVLLLALPHLSTDLGASSTEQLWIMDIYGFMLSGFLVTMGTLGDRIGRRRLLLTGAAAFSVASVVAAYSTGPEMLIASRALLGIAGATLAPSTLALITNMFQDPRQRSAAIGVWFMCFMGGAAIGPLVGGAMLEHFWWGSAFLLGVPAMVLLLVLGPIVLPEYRDTRAGRLDLASVALSLAAVLPLVYAVKELAKDGWAPVPLAALAAGGAFGTVFVRRQQRLEHPLMDLRLFRNRAFCTALGGMFAGTFLMGALMLFITQYLQMVQGLTPLKAGLWMLPAVAASGFSFGLAPVAARYVRPARLIGGGLCVSVVGLLLLVMADVSGGLPYVVTGFALINLGAGPLVTLGTDLVVSSAPPEKAGSAAAMNETSGEFGYALGIATLGSIGTIVYRGQMEDGVPAGTPGPAADAAREGITGAATAAADLPARTAEALLAPAREAYVSGMHVAAVIAAVLLAGVAVLAVRLLNHVPPTGTAPQEPAQDGEAPDVAGPDATGDGTAPAPEPVRG encoded by the coding sequence ATGGCCACCGACATCGCGAACCGGGCCGGGCGGCGGGAGTGGATCGGGCTCGCGGTGCTCGCGCTGCCCGTCCTGCTCATCTCCCTCGACGTCTTCGTCCTGCTGCTCGCCCTGCCCCACCTCAGCACCGATCTCGGGGCGAGCAGCACCGAGCAGCTCTGGATCATGGACATCTACGGGTTCATGCTCTCCGGCTTCCTCGTCACGATGGGCACCCTCGGCGACCGCATCGGGCGCCGCCGCCTGCTGCTCACCGGCGCGGCGGCGTTCAGCGTCGCCTCCGTCGTCGCCGCGTACTCCACCGGCCCGGAGATGCTGATCGCCTCCCGCGCGCTGCTCGGCATCGCGGGGGCGACGCTGGCGCCGTCGACGCTGGCGCTGATCACCAACATGTTCCAGGACCCCCGGCAGCGGTCGGCCGCCATCGGCGTCTGGTTCATGTGCTTCATGGGCGGCGCGGCGATCGGCCCGCTGGTCGGCGGGGCGATGCTGGAGCACTTCTGGTGGGGCTCGGCGTTCCTGCTCGGGGTGCCCGCGATGGTGCTGCTGCTGGTCCTGGGCCCGATCGTGCTGCCCGAGTACCGCGACACCAGGGCGGGCCGGCTGGACCTGGCGAGCGTGGCGCTGTCCCTGGCGGCGGTGCTGCCGCTGGTGTACGCGGTGAAGGAGCTGGCGAAGGACGGCTGGGCGCCGGTGCCGCTGGCGGCCCTCGCGGCGGGCGGGGCGTTCGGGACCGTCTTCGTCCGCCGCCAGCAGCGGCTGGAGCACCCGCTGATGGACCTGCGGCTCTTCCGCAACCGGGCCTTCTGCACCGCCCTCGGCGGGATGTTCGCCGGCACGTTCCTGATGGGCGCGCTGATGCTGTTCATCACGCAGTACCTGCAGATGGTGCAGGGGCTCACGCCGCTGAAGGCGGGCCTGTGGATGCTGCCCGCGGTGGCGGCCTCCGGGTTCAGCTTCGGCCTCGCCCCCGTCGCGGCCCGCTACGTCCGCCCCGCCCGGCTCATCGGCGGCGGGCTCTGCGTCTCGGTCGTGGGCCTGCTGCTGCTCGTCATGGCCGACGTGTCCGGCGGACTGCCGTACGTCGTCACGGGGTTCGCGCTCATCAACCTGGGGGCGGGGCCGCTGGTGACCCTCGGCACCGACCTGGTCGTCAGCTCCGCGCCGCCGGAGAAGGCGGGTTCGGCGGCGGCGATGAACGAGACCAGCGGCGAGTTCGGCTACGCGCTGGGCATCGCGACCCTGGGCAGCATCGGCACGATCGTCTACCGCGGGCAGATGGAGGACGGCGTGCCGGCCGGCACCCCGGGTCCGGCGGCGGACGCCGCCCGGGAGGGCATCACCGGCGCGGCCACCGCGGCGGCGGACCTGCCGGCGCGGACGGCGGAGGCTCTGCTGGCGCCGGCGCGGGAGGCGTACGTGAGCGGGATGCACGTGGCGGCGGTCATCGCGGCGGTGCTGCTCGCGGGGGTGGCGGTCCTGGCCGTACGCCTCCTGAACCACGTCCCGCCCACGGGCACGGCGCCGCAGGAGCCGGCACAGGACGGCGAGGCGCCGGACGTCGCCGGACCGGACGCCACCGGCGACGGCACGGCGCCCGCCCCGGAGCCGGTACGCGGCTGA
- a CDS encoding PhzF family phenazine biosynthesis isomerase, whose protein sequence is MTDVLRYTAFSTDPAGGNRAGVVLDAAGLSDERMAAIAADVGYSETAFLTPGPADEAGAGRSFTARYFSPAAEVPFCGHATVATAVALAERLGAGDFALHTRPGRVPVAVTEADGVLKATLSSVEPHVREAPAADVAEALAALRWSAAELDPALPPRIAFAGAHHLVLAAATRARLADLDYDFGRLRTLMEKLDLTTVQLVWRESPAVFHVRDPFPVGGVVEDAATGAAAAAFGAYLRELGLAAGQDRLALHQGHDMGSPSLLEVELRAGDPRVHVTGAAVRL, encoded by the coding sequence ATGACCGACGTACTGCGTTACACCGCCTTCAGCACCGACCCCGCCGGCGGCAACCGGGCCGGCGTCGTCCTCGACGCCGCCGGCCTCTCCGACGAGCGGATGGCCGCCATCGCGGCCGACGTGGGCTACTCGGAGACCGCCTTCCTCACCCCGGGCCCCGCGGACGAGGCCGGTGCCGGCCGGTCGTTCACCGCCCGCTACTTCAGCCCCGCCGCCGAGGTCCCCTTCTGCGGCCACGCCACCGTCGCGACCGCCGTCGCGCTCGCCGAGCGGCTGGGCGCCGGCGACTTCGCGCTGCACACCCGGCCCGGCCGGGTCCCGGTGGCGGTGACCGAGGCGGACGGGGTGCTGAAGGCGACGCTCAGCAGCGTCGAGCCGCACGTACGGGAGGCCCCGGCCGCCGACGTCGCCGAGGCGCTGGCGGCGCTGCGCTGGTCCGCCGCCGAGCTGGACCCCGCGCTGCCCCCGCGCATCGCCTTCGCCGGGGCGCACCACCTCGTCCTCGCCGCCGCCACCCGGGCCCGCCTCGCCGACCTCGACTACGACTTCGGCCGGCTGCGCACCCTGATGGAGAAGCTGGACCTGACCACCGTCCAGCTCGTCTGGCGCGAGTCCCCCGCCGTCTTCCACGTCCGCGACCCGTTCCCCGTCGGCGGCGTCGTGGAGGACGCGGCCACCGGCGCGGCGGCGGCCGCCTTCGGCGCGTACCTCCGCGAACTCGGCCTCGCCGCCGGGCAGGACCGGCTCGCCCTCCACCAGGGCCACGACATGGGCAGCCCTTCGCTGCTGGAGGTGGAGCTGCGCGCGGGCGATCCGCGGGTGCACGTGACGGGCGCGGCGGTCCGCCTCTGA
- a CDS encoding sigma-70 family RNA polymerase sigma factor: MDGTATDRFDTGRFEDGRARLVSLAYRMLGSVADAEDAVQDAYLRWQAADRRRIEVPEAWLTKVLTNLCIDRLRSARARRERSVGAWLPEPVLDGDPVLGPADTFEQRESVSLAVLTLMERLSPVQRAVYLLHVTFSYGHAEIAGILGISESASQQHLHRARRRVTATRHGGGEADRAAALRIAEEFFTAAASGRTERLVELLTDDATAISDGAGLTGTMLRYDTPQRIAAIARAGFAASPTKRRFAGGIPAVHSAHVNGGPAILFVVGGKVFGAVTFDLAGGRIALVRGIADPARLGRLNEAWRRYEPGPPVLARW, from the coding sequence ATGGACGGCACCGCGACCGACCGCTTCGACACCGGGCGGTTCGAGGACGGCCGGGCCCGGCTGGTGTCGCTGGCCTACCGGATGCTGGGGTCCGTCGCCGACGCCGAGGACGCCGTGCAGGACGCGTACCTGCGCTGGCAGGCCGCCGACCGGCGGCGGATCGAGGTGCCGGAGGCGTGGCTGACCAAGGTGCTCACCAACCTCTGCATCGACCGGCTCCGTTCGGCCCGCGCCCGCCGCGAACGCAGCGTCGGCGCCTGGCTGCCCGAACCGGTCCTCGACGGCGACCCGGTGCTCGGCCCCGCCGACACCTTCGAGCAGCGCGAGTCGGTGTCGCTCGCCGTGCTCACCCTCATGGAACGCCTGTCACCCGTGCAGCGGGCCGTCTACCTGCTGCACGTGACCTTCTCCTACGGCCACGCCGAGATCGCCGGGATCCTCGGCATCTCCGAGTCCGCCAGCCAGCAGCACCTGCACCGGGCCCGCCGCCGCGTCACCGCCACGCGCCACGGCGGCGGCGAGGCCGACCGGGCGGCCGCCCTGCGGATCGCCGAGGAGTTCTTCACCGCCGCCGCCTCGGGCCGTACGGAGCGACTGGTGGAGCTGCTCACCGACGACGCGACGGCGATCTCCGACGGCGCCGGCCTGACCGGGACGATGCTGCGGTACGACACCCCGCAGCGGATCGCCGCCATCGCCCGGGCCGGCTTCGCGGCCTCGCCCACGAAGCGGCGCTTCGCCGGCGGGATACCCGCCGTCCACTCCGCGCACGTGAACGGCGGCCCGGCCATCCTCTTCGTGGTCGGCGGCAAGGTCTTCGGCGCCGTGACGTTCGACCTCGCCGGGGGAAGGATCGCGCTGGTGCGCGGCATCGCCGACCCGGCCCGGCTGGGCCGCCTCAACGAAGCCTGGCGGCGGTACGAACCGGGCCCGCCGGTGCTCGCGAGGTGGTGA
- a CDS encoding methyltransferase domain-containing protein, with amino-acid sequence MSTNQEAVALHRDTENLLAVIDAADRMPGATRLRDRSYELLSPVPGSTVVDVGCGAGRAVAELTDRGVHAVGVDPSTRMLAAARERWPEAEFRAAGAEELPFADGSVHGYRADKVFHVLREPARAVAEARRVLRPGGRIVLVGQDWDALMIDSDDAALTRTIVHARADLLGAPRAGRQYRGLLLAGGFADVTVEVHTSVFTDPAMLPLLARLAGPACESGAVARDRADAWLAEQRRRAEAGRFLVAVPVFVAAASA; translated from the coding sequence ATGTCCACGAACCAGGAAGCGGTGGCACTGCACCGCGACACCGAAAACCTGCTGGCCGTCATCGACGCCGCGGACCGGATGCCGGGCGCGACCCGGCTGCGGGACCGCTCCTACGAACTGCTCTCCCCCGTCCCGGGCTCGACCGTCGTCGACGTCGGCTGCGGCGCCGGCCGGGCCGTCGCCGAGCTGACCGACCGCGGCGTCCACGCGGTGGGGGTGGACCCCAGCACGCGGATGCTCGCCGCGGCGCGGGAGCGGTGGCCGGAGGCCGAGTTCCGGGCGGCCGGGGCGGAGGAGCTGCCGTTCGCCGACGGAAGCGTCCACGGTTACCGCGCCGACAAGGTCTTCCACGTCCTCCGGGAGCCGGCGCGGGCGGTGGCGGAGGCGCGGCGGGTCCTCCGCCCGGGCGGCCGGATCGTCCTCGTCGGGCAGGACTGGGACGCCCTCATGATCGACTCGGACGACGCCGCGCTCACCCGCACGATCGTGCACGCCCGCGCCGACCTCCTGGGCGCGCCCCGCGCCGGCCGCCAGTACCGCGGCCTGCTCCTGGCCGGGGGCTTCGCCGACGTCACGGTCGAGGTGCACACCAGCGTCTTCACCGACCCCGCGATGCTGCCCCTGCTCGCGAGGCTCGCGGGTCCCGCCTGCGAGAGCGGCGCCGTCGCCCGGGACCGGGCGGACGCGTGGCTCGCGGAACAGCGCAGGCGGGCCGAGGCCGGCCGGTTCCTCGTCGCCGTGCCCGTCTTCGTGGCCGCCGCTTCCGCCTGA
- a CDS encoding NAD(P)/FAD-dependent oxidoreductase, translating into MKHRIVVLGAGYAGAYTAGNLARRLSPADTGITVVNAVPEFVQRLRLHRLAAGGEIAAPRLADVFAGTGIRLRVARVTALAPESRIVAVADADGGGLLHYDTLVYALGSRVAHRGVPGVAEHAFHVTARPAALRLRDRLDGLDRKGEGGAVLVVGDGLTGIETATEIAEARPGLSVTLVARGELGARLSPGARAHLRRACDRLGIAVREHTRIESVEAAGVRCADGTAVASDATVWTGGFAVDPLAAAAGLEVTGTGQLAVDRTMRSVSHPDVYGVGDSVCAVGDNGRPLPMSCGSAGYTGRQAIGAIVGHLTGREVAYTKLVHTFNHISLGRRDGILQPVDDAAEARPGYVAGRTAARVKAAIVRGSLWGTLHPTYGLPKRRRRLAAAAGTATETAPDPSWDATGEIPSVAA; encoded by the coding sequence ATGAAGCACCGCATCGTCGTCCTCGGCGCCGGCTACGCCGGCGCCTACACCGCCGGGAACCTGGCCCGCCGGCTGTCTCCCGCGGACACCGGGATCACCGTGGTCAACGCGGTGCCGGAGTTCGTCCAGCGGCTGCGGCTGCACCGGCTCGCCGCCGGCGGGGAGATCGCGGCGCCGCGGCTGGCCGACGTCTTCGCGGGCACGGGGATACGGCTGCGGGTGGCCCGCGTCACCGCCCTCGCCCCGGAGAGCCGGATCGTCGCCGTGGCCGACGCCGACGGCGGCGGCCTGCTGCACTACGACACGCTCGTCTACGCCCTGGGCAGCCGCGTCGCCCACCGCGGCGTGCCCGGGGTGGCCGAGCACGCCTTCCACGTCACCGCCAGGCCCGCGGCGCTGCGCCTGCGCGACCGGCTGGACGGTTTGGACAGGAAGGGCGAGGGCGGCGCCGTACTGGTCGTCGGCGACGGGCTGACCGGCATCGAGACCGCCACCGAGATCGCCGAGGCCAGGCCGGGACTGTCGGTGACCCTCGTCGCCCGCGGCGAGCTGGGCGCCCGGCTCTCCCCCGGTGCCCGCGCCCACCTGCGCCGGGCCTGCGACCGGCTGGGCATCGCCGTCCGTGAGCACACCCGGATCGAGTCCGTGGAGGCGGCGGGGGTGCGGTGCGCGGACGGCACCGCCGTGGCGTCCGACGCCACGGTGTGGACCGGGGGGTTCGCGGTCGACCCGCTGGCAGCCGCCGCCGGTCTCGAGGTCACGGGCACCGGGCAGTTGGCCGTCGACCGCACCATGCGGTCGGTCTCGCACCCCGACGTCTACGGCGTCGGCGACAGCGTCTGCGCCGTCGGCGACAACGGCCGGCCGCTGCCGATGTCCTGCGGTTCCGCCGGCTACACCGGCAGGCAGGCGATCGGCGCGATCGTGGGCCACCTCACCGGGCGCGAGGTCGCGTACACGAAGCTGGTCCACACGTTCAACCACATCAGCCTCGGGCGGCGGGACGGGATCCTGCAGCCCGTCGACGACGCGGCGGAGGCCAGGCCGGGGTACGTGGCCGGGCGGACGGCCGCGCGGGTCAAGGCGGCCATCGTCCGCGGCTCGCTGTGGGGCACCCTGCACCCGACGTACGGCCTGCCCAAGCGGCGGCGCCGCCTTGCCGCCGCGGCGGGGACCGCCACCGAGACCGCGCCGGACCCCTCGTGGGACGCGACCGGCGAGATCCCCTCCGTGGCCGCCTAG
- a CDS encoding endonuclease/exonuclease/phosphatase family protein — MPELPFTRRRALGTAAAALAPTVAGFTEARADSRASGDGEDELHVMSFNLRYASATPPNSWPERRPVMRALLRAEEPHLVGTQEGLYPQLLDIAADLGRHHAWIGTGRKGGSKDEFMAVFYDIRRLAPVAFDHYWLSDEPYLIGSNTWGNAVLRMVTWIRFRDLVTGGEFYHVNTHLDHVNQQARELSAALITSRFAEFDASLPRVVTGDFNVPAHRNPVYDAMLVGGGLVDTWDAAERRSDAYATFHGYRPLVPDGDRIDWILVTPGVRTRYAKINTYERGGQFPSDHLPVQAFLRF; from the coding sequence ATGCCCGAGCTTCCCTTCACCCGCCGCCGCGCCCTCGGCACCGCGGCCGCCGCCCTCGCCCCGACCGTCGCCGGGTTCACCGAGGCGCGGGCCGACAGCCGCGCGAGCGGCGACGGCGAGGACGAACTGCACGTCATGAGCTTCAACCTCCGCTACGCCTCCGCCACCCCGCCCAACTCCTGGCCCGAGCGCCGCCCCGTGATGCGCGCGCTGCTGCGCGCCGAGGAACCGCACCTCGTCGGCACCCAGGAGGGGCTGTACCCGCAACTGCTCGACATCGCCGCCGATCTCGGCCGCCACCACGCCTGGATCGGCACCGGCCGGAAGGGCGGCAGCAAGGACGAGTTCATGGCGGTGTTCTACGACATCCGCCGGCTGGCCCCGGTCGCGTTCGACCACTACTGGCTCTCCGACGAGCCCTACCTGATCGGCTCCAACACCTGGGGCAACGCCGTGCTGCGGATGGTCACCTGGATCCGCTTCCGCGACCTGGTCACGGGCGGCGAGTTCTACCACGTCAACACCCACCTCGACCACGTCAACCAGCAGGCGCGCGAGCTCTCCGCCGCCCTCATCACCAGCCGCTTCGCGGAGTTCGACGCCTCGCTGCCGCGGGTCGTCACCGGCGACTTCAACGTCCCCGCCCACCGCAACCCCGTCTACGACGCGATGCTCGTGGGCGGCGGCCTGGTGGACACCTGGGACGCGGCGGAGCGGCGCAGCGACGCGTACGCCACGTTCCACGGCTACCGGCCGCTGGTGCCGGACGGCGACCGCATCGACTGGATCCTCGTCACGCCGGGCGTGCGGACGAGATACGCCAAGATCAACACGTACGAGCGCGGCGGCCAGTTCCCCAGCGACCACCTGCCGGTGCAGGCGTTCCTGCGCTTCTGA
- a CDS encoding RNA-binding S4 domain-containing protein, protein MAGEDGSVRVDSWIWSVRLTKTRSAAATACKAGHVRVNGDRVKPAQALRVGDEVRVRLAGRERIVVVKRLLRKRVGAPVAVECYADHSPPPPPREMAAPVARRDRGTGRPTKRDRRELERLRGRAERDGAEG, encoded by the coding sequence ATGGCTGGAGAGGACGGGAGCGTACGGGTCGACAGCTGGATCTGGTCCGTACGGCTCACCAAGACCCGCTCCGCGGCTGCCACCGCCTGCAAGGCGGGGCACGTCCGCGTCAACGGCGACCGCGTGAAGCCGGCCCAGGCGCTGCGGGTCGGCGACGAGGTGCGGGTGCGGCTGGCCGGGCGGGAGCGGATCGTCGTGGTCAAGCGGCTGCTGCGCAAGCGCGTCGGCGCCCCGGTGGCCGTCGAGTGCTACGCGGACCACAGCCCGCCCCCGCCGCCGCGCGAGATGGCCGCCCCGGTCGCCCGCCGCGACCGCGGCACGGGCCGGCCGACGAAGCGGGACCGCCGCGAACTGGAACGCCTCCGCGGCCGCGCGGAACGGGACGGCGCCGAGGGCTAG
- a CDS encoding NADP-dependent oxidoreductase, which yields MKAIITDSYGGVENLRLDEVPKPKVGPDQVLVRVKAAGVNPVDWKVAKGWLDPMMYVRFPLIPGWDAAGVVEELGADTPEFAVGDEVLGYVRRDEVGQGTYAEYVAAPVRTLTHKPAALGWQQAAALPLAGLTALRSLDRVGAGDGETVLVHGGAGGVGSLGVQLAVLRGARVIATASERNHDFLRSLGAEPVTYGEGLADRVRELAPGGVDAAVDFAGGGAVQVSHDVLKDPARSASVADGEVKKLGGQVVWVRPDAEGLAHLAGLAAAGTLTVHVDALPLAEAAEAFRRSESGRTRGKLVLDVP from the coding sequence ATGAAGGCGATCATCACGGACAGTTACGGCGGAGTCGAGAACCTGCGACTCGACGAGGTGCCGAAGCCCAAAGTCGGTCCCGACCAGGTGCTGGTGCGGGTGAAGGCGGCCGGGGTGAACCCCGTGGACTGGAAGGTCGCGAAGGGCTGGCTCGATCCCATGATGTACGTCCGCTTCCCGCTGATCCCCGGCTGGGACGCGGCCGGCGTGGTGGAGGAACTGGGCGCGGACACCCCGGAGTTCGCCGTCGGCGACGAGGTGCTGGGGTACGTGCGCCGGGACGAGGTCGGGCAGGGCACCTACGCGGAGTACGTCGCCGCGCCCGTACGGACCCTCACCCACAAGCCCGCCGCGCTCGGCTGGCAGCAGGCCGCTGCGCTGCCGCTGGCCGGGCTCACCGCGCTGCGCTCGCTGGACCGGGTGGGCGCGGGGGACGGCGAGACGGTGCTCGTCCACGGCGGCGCGGGCGGCGTCGGCTCGCTGGGCGTGCAGCTCGCGGTCCTCCGCGGGGCGCGCGTGATCGCCACCGCGAGCGAGCGCAACCACGACTTCCTCCGCTCGCTGGGCGCCGAGCCCGTGACGTACGGCGAAGGACTCGCCGACCGGGTGCGGGAGCTGGCCCCCGGCGGGGTGGACGCGGCGGTGGACTTCGCAGGCGGCGGGGCGGTGCAGGTCTCGCACGACGTGCTCAAGGACCCGGCGCGCTCCGCGTCGGTCGCGGACGGCGAGGTGAAGAAGCTGGGCGGGCAGGTGGTGTGGGTCCGCCCGGACGCGGAGGGCCTGGCGCATCTGGCGGGACTGGCGGCGGCGGGCACGCTGACGGTGCACGTCGACGCCCTGCCGCTGGCGGAGGCGGCGGAGGCGTTCCGGCGCAGCGAGTCGGGCCGTACGAGGGGCAAGCTGGTCCTGGACGTGCCGTAG
- a CDS encoding polysaccharide lyase 8 family protein yields the protein MRPVRPPLPSRRTLLAASAGTLLVPASATAAYAAAPGAAPGPPTAPAAPAAAPADEEALLERAARMLAGDGYDPADPDFAAALAGLEAETRRWWDTLDRSAGRTALWPDLAPVADAGNFGQCYPRLRTLAIAWTAPGTSFTGRADVAAALVDALRFLHDAAYHPARTPTGNWWFWEIGAPRALLDCCVLLRAALPAADLAAYLATVDRFVPDPDRRTGAPTLSETGANRADKCVIVALRGLLGRSPEKTALARDGLSDVRDGGRNSLFQYVTSGDGFYRDGSFIQHGSVAYTGTYGAVLLAAAGQLMALLAGSPWAVTDPATTVLFDAVERSFAPVITDGLMMDAVRGRAISRERAPDHVDGALAVSYVLQLAEAAPAEQAARWHAAAKGWIERQSAYPYLSLVGLPHVQRAKAVLADPAVPAAPPLTGHHCFAAMERVVHRRPGWSYALSLSSKRVAAYEAGNGENGHGWYTGDGMGYLYLPGDQGQFGDAFWPTVNAYRLPGTTVDTRPRAGLGTVWTEFRPANEVSGGAVLHGRYGAAAFELRADGSSLRARKTWFFLDDAVVALGADIAAGDGRVIETTVENRALRGDGAPAFVVDGRRQPEEPGRERGFDGARWAHLEGVGGYVFLDADGGSRLRALREDRTGAWRDINTGADTGGSTTPHTRRYLTLWLDHGTSPAGARYAYALLPTASRVATAAWSASGPVRVAANDAAAQAVEIRHLGLTAAHFWTAATAAGIRSEGPATVLLRHRDDTISLAVSDPGHTAAEIRLELPLPVRAVTSADPTVEVTPGRRGRVTVRTEGSRGATHRAELR from the coding sequence ATGCGCCCCGTCCGCCCGCCGTTGCCCTCCCGCCGCACCCTGCTCGCCGCGAGCGCCGGGACGCTCCTCGTCCCGGCGTCCGCCACCGCCGCGTACGCCGCGGCCCCCGGCGCCGCGCCCGGCCCGCCGACCGCACCCGCCGCCCCCGCCGCCGCCCCCGCCGACGAGGAAGCCCTGCTGGAGCGCGCCGCCCGCATGCTCGCCGGCGACGGCTACGACCCCGCGGACCCCGACTTCGCCGCCGCCCTCGCCGGCCTCGAGGCCGAGACCCGCCGCTGGTGGGACACCCTGGACCGGTCGGCGGGCCGCACCGCGCTCTGGCCCGACCTCGCCCCCGTCGCCGACGCCGGCAACTTCGGCCAGTGCTACCCGCGGCTGCGCACCCTCGCCATCGCCTGGACCGCCCCCGGCACCTCCTTCACCGGCCGCGCCGACGTCGCCGCCGCGCTCGTCGACGCGCTGCGCTTCCTCCACGACGCGGCGTACCACCCGGCCCGTACCCCGACCGGCAACTGGTGGTTCTGGGAGATCGGCGCCCCGCGCGCCCTGCTCGACTGCTGCGTCCTGCTGCGCGCCGCGCTGCCCGCCGCCGACCTCGCCGCGTACCTCGCCACCGTCGACCGCTTCGTCCCCGACCCCGACCGCCGCACGGGCGCACCGACGCTCTCCGAGACCGGCGCCAACCGCGCCGACAAGTGCGTCATCGTCGCGCTGCGCGGGCTGCTGGGCCGCAGCCCGGAGAAGACCGCACTGGCCCGCGACGGCCTGTCCGACGTGCGTGACGGCGGGCGCAACAGCCTCTTCCAGTACGTGACCTCCGGCGACGGCTTCTACCGCGACGGCTCGTTCATCCAGCACGGCTCCGTCGCCTACACCGGCACGTACGGCGCGGTGCTCCTGGCCGCCGCGGGGCAGTTGATGGCGCTGCTCGCCGGATCGCCGTGGGCGGTCACCGACCCCGCGACGACCGTGCTCTTCGACGCCGTCGAGCGGTCGTTCGCGCCGGTGATCACCGACGGGCTGATGATGGACGCGGTACGCGGCCGGGCGATCTCGCGCGAGCGGGCGCCGGACCACGTGGACGGCGCGCTCGCCGTCTCCTACGTCCTGCAGTTGGCGGAGGCCGCGCCCGCGGAGCAGGCCGCGCGGTGGCACGCGGCGGCGAAGGGCTGGATCGAGCGGCAGTCGGCGTACCCGTACCTCTCGCTCGTCGGCCTCCCGCACGTCCAGCGGGCCAAGGCCGTGCTCGCCGACCCCGCGGTGCCGGCGGCACCGCCGCTCACGGGACACCACTGTTTCGCCGCCATGGAGCGCGTCGTGCACCGGCGGCCCGGCTGGTCGTACGCGCTGTCGCTGTCGTCGAAGCGCGTCGCCGCGTACGAGGCGGGCAACGGCGAGAACGGCCACGGCTGGTACACCGGCGACGGCATGGGCTACCTCTACCTCCCGGGCGACCAGGGGCAGTTCGGCGACGCCTTCTGGCCCACGGTGAACGCGTACCGGCTGCCCGGCACGACGGTCGACACCCGCCCGCGCGCCGGCCTGGGCACCGTGTGGACGGAGTTCCGCCCGGCGAACGAGGTGTCGGGCGGCGCGGTGCTGCACGGGCGGTACGGGGCGGCGGCGTTCGAGCTGCGGGCGGACGGCAGCTCGCTGCGGGCCAGGAAGACGTGGTTCTTCCTGGACGACGCGGTGGTCGCACTGGGCGCGGACATCGCGGCGGGCGACGGCAGGGTGATCGAGACGACGGTCGAGAACCGCGCCCTGCGCGGGGACGGCGCGCCGGCGTTCGTGGTGGACGGGCGCCGGCAGCCGGAAGAGCCCGGCCGGGAACGGGGCTTCGACGGGGCGCGATGGGCGCACCTGGAGGGGGTCGGCGGGTACGTCTTCCTCGACGCGGACGGAGGCTCCCGGCTGCGGGCGCTGCGCGAGGACCGTACGGGCGCGTGGCGGGACATCAACACCGGCGCCGACACGGGCGGCTCCACCACCCCGCACACCCGGCGCTACCTGACGCTCTGGCTGGACCACGGCACGTCGCCGGCCGGGGCGCGCTACGCGTACGCGCTGCTGCCCACGGCGAGCCGGGTGGCGACGGCGGCGTGGTCGGCGAGCGGCCCCGTGCGGGTGGCGGCGAACGACGCGGCGGCGCAGGCGGTCGAGATCCGCCATCTGGGCCTGACGGCGGCCCACTTCTGGACGGCGGCCACGGCGGCGGGCATCCGCAGCGAAGGACCGGCCACGGTGCTGCTGCGGCACCGCGACGACACGATCTCCCTGGCGGTCTCCGACCCCGGTCACACGGCGGCGGAGATCCGCCTCGAACTCCCGCTGCCCGTCCGCGCGGTGACGAGCGCGGATCCGACGGTGGAGGTGACACCGGGCAGGCGGGGCCGGGTGACGGTACGGACGGAAGGCTCCCGCGGCGCGACGCACCGGGCGGAGCTGCGGTAG